Proteins encoded in a region of the Sugiyamaella lignohabitans strain CBS 10342 chromosome B, complete sequence genome:
- the PET309 gene encoding Pet309p (Specific translational activator for the COX1 mRNA; also influences stability of intron-containing COX1 primary transcripts; localizes to the mitochondrial inner membrane; contains seven pentatricopeptide repeats (PPRs); GO_component: GO:0031314 - extrinsic component of mitochondrial inner membrane [Evidence IDA] [PMID 18039654]; GO_component: GO:0016021 - integral component of membrane [Evidence IEA]; GO_component: GO:0016021 - integral component of membrane [Evidence IDA] [PMID 9692914]; GO_component: GO:0016020 - membrane [Evidence IEA]; GO_component: GO:0005743 - mitochondrial inner membrane [Evidence IEA,IEA]; GO_component: GO:0005743 - mitochondrial inner membrane [Evidence IDA] [PMID 9692914]; GO_component: GO:0005739 - mitochondrion [Evidence IEA]; GO_component: GO:0005739 - mitochondrion [Evidence IDA] [PMID 16823961]; GO_function: GO:0045182 - translation regulator activity [Evidence IGI] [PMID 7664742]; GO_process: GO:0016070 - RNA metabolic process [Evidence IMP] [PMID 7664742]; GO_process: GO:0009060 - aerobic respiration [Evidence IMP] [PMID 7664742]; GO_process: GO:0097034 - mitochondrial respiratory chain complex IV biogenesis [Evidence IMP] [PMID 7664742]; GO_process: GO:0070134 - positive regulation of mitochondrial translational initiation [Evidence IMP] [PMID 18039654]; GO_process: GO:0070134 - positive regulation of mitochondrial translational initiation [Evidence IMP] [PMID 7664742]) — MSWSGILRSSSSNTLRRSEALYWSLQSYSQAYFSGSWNRYLLAASIVWENGLFGATTKDTRKRLNKTRVGKTHLEKFWHQKRKLSSWSPSCASAVNITSSRSPEFAGSASIGQISKGPEMGAVPRDLINALNPKNLSDLELIESWRKEITSTDRRRQMQALAKKQELYSHFLSSLQRTPNEDLLEQLLALVHCVPHPHSSVDYNFRIYLLRISGELDMISCCLEEASNQLSKDEFLAVLRAVVDDFISSHTPIPPSFLNIFASTILKYDGTLELLSRRYHEERSILKSIIRHLSTASPTLTSILDDFLRNSPHFGSMLVTTCIDILGQPEDVKPQLVEQLWNRKLELDLASPLDLHRVMTAFYHNCQYEQVLHLYDSYPSLHMHWQFDIVLLTLAKLRNWDRLQTVFESLFRHDDLPDINHYGIVIQALSQLGKVDIVDTLFSSLLAKSINPSIEILHGLMYSRLALGEVHGVEYFFNQITILGLRPNPRSYNILLRSYRDSHEIQKALNLIGQMAELNIPITRYAVTTLISTCTERRDTETGEALFDWALSYGIKPDIIMFNSLIACYMESNCLTKAEKIYEMMKEGSHCRPTVDTLTSMLTGYSRMATKIPNSQQKVLKLEEDMKKYSISPDDRWLSSLMHYNLSIKNFKQVEAIFVDLTKKYRVDTTPYHYSIMMEAYIIQRKLKEAEELYNTMKQQNVIPTFNTQEKYLRLKISDPAAKVRQEAAGYLQDFLQATDIIDLESKQLPRNVIPFSMVKRVSREFMKSGNYESALEFMKPYNEEGYDPKEQFKVSAFMLELYGHAGYWSLIEKTWESFLEQVRRAYVPVKVSDGAEPRYEKRLPTRYRGTFWQAVNSKLNQLQNFGQYSKMLDLISWAEKEGLGVTSKNMNTLVKGLLFDDKFLVKAFEVSEECLAPTTVAKLQAKGSGHTHPLYGLKYKDYNLSMSTFKALVRKFDRLITITAYEGKCSRLKAFILVNEKYPKLMKLFSWREKSRTKRRPRLAAST; from the coding sequence ATGAGTTGGTCTGGTATATTGAGGTCCTCCTCCTCTAACACACTGCGGCGGTCTGAGGCACTCTATTGGTCACTTCAATCGTATTCCCAGGCATACTTTTCAGGTAGTTGGAATAGATATCTACTGGCGGCCTCTATTGTTTGGGAGAATGGTTTATTTGGTGCCACAACTAAAGATACCAGGAAGCGACTAAACAAAACCAGAGTCGGGAAAACGCATCTGGAGAAATTCTGGCATCAAAAGAGGAAGTTATCATCATGGTCTCCAAGCTGTGCTTCGGCAGTCAATATAACTTCTAGTAGATCACCTGAATTTGCTGGCTCTGCAAGCATCGGTCAGATCTCTAAAGGGCCTGAAATGGGTGCTGTGCCCAGAGACCTCATCAATGCTCTAAATCCCAAGAATCTAAGTGATTTAGAACTGATTGAATCATGGAGGAAAGAGATCACGTCGACAGATAGGCGACGCCAGATGCAGGCTCTAGCaaagaagcaggagctatATTCACATTTTCTATCATCTCTACAGAGGACCCCAAACGAGGACCTTTTGGAGCAACTTCTTGCATTGGTACACTGCGTGCCACACCCACACTCGTCAGTAGACTATAATTTTCGCATTTACCTCCTCCGCATTAGTGGGGAACTTGACATGATTTCTTGTTGTCTTGAAGAGGCTAGTAACCAATTGTCCAAAGACGAGTTTTTGGCGGTTCTAAGAGCAGTCGTTGATGATTTCATTTCGTCGCATACTCCAATTCCACCATcatttttaaatatttttgcatCAACCATTCTAAAGTATGATGGAACTTTGGAATTATTATCACGCCGCTATCATGAAGAGCGATCCATTTTAAAAAGCATTATACGACACCTTTCCACTGCATCTCCAACACTAACTAGCATTCTCGATGACTTTCTTCGTAACAGTCCACATTTTGGTTCCATGCTTGTGACAACATGCATAGATATTCTCGGGCAGCCAGAGGATGTAAAACCGCAATTAGTAGAACAGTTGTGGAACCGCAAGCTTGAATTAGATCTGGCATCGCCATTGGATCTTCATCGTGTCATGACTGCATTCTATCATAATTGTCAATATGAACAAGTTCTCCACTTGTATGATTCCTACCCATCTTTGCATATGCACTGGCAATTTGATATTGTGTTGTTAACACTTGCGAAGCTTAGAAATTGGGATAGACTCCAAACCGTTTTCGAATCATTGTTTCGACATGATGATCTTCCAGATATCAACCATTATGGTATAGTTATCCAGGCGCTGTCACAATTAGGAAAAGTGGACATTGTAGACACCCTTTTTTCTAGCTTGTTAGCAAAGTCGATTAACCCTAGTATCGAGATATTGCATGGATTAATGTACAGTAGACTTGCTTTGGGGGAAGTTCATGGTGTGGAATATTTCTTTAACCAAATTACGATTCTTGGCTTAAGGCCAAATCCGAGATCATATAATATTTTGCTGAGGAGCTATAGAGATTCTCATGAGATTCAAAAGGCTTTAAACTTGATAGGACAAATGGCGGAACTCAATATTCCTATTACTAGATATGCTGTTACTACATTGATATCTACATGTACTGAGAGAAGGGATACTGAGACTGGTGAAGCTTTGTTTGATTGGGCTCTGTCATACGGCATTAAGCCCGACATTATCATGTTCAATTCGCTGATCGCTTGTTATATGGAAAGTAACTGTCTTACTAAGGCCGAGAAAATCTATGAAATGATGAAGGAGGGAAGTCACTGTCGTCCTACTGTTGATACTCTAACTAGCATGTTAACTGGATACAGCAGAATGGCAACTAAAATCCCCAATAGCCAGCAGAAAGTCCTAAAACTGGAAGAAGATATGAAAAAGTATTCGATTTCCCCTGACGATAGATGGCTATCATCATTAATGCATTACAACCTTAGCATCAAGAACTTTAAACAAGTTGAAGCAATATTTGTTGATCTCACTAAAAAATATAGGGTTGATACCACCCCATACCATTATTCTATAATGATGGAAGCATACATTATACAACGGAAATTaaaagaagctgaagagcTTTACAATACCATGAAACAGCAAAATGTCATCCCTACTTTCAACACCCAAGAGAAATACTTACGACTCAAAATATCAGATCCTGCAGCCAAAGTTCGCCAGGAAGCAGCTGGATATCTACAGGACTTTCTTCAGGCCACcgatattattgatttggAATCCAAGCAATTACCTAGGAATGTCATTCCCTTCAGCATGGTGAAAAGAGTTTCACGAGAATTCATGAAGTCGGGTAACTATGAATCGGCTCTTGAGTTTATGAAACCATATAATGAAGAAGGCTATGATCCAAAAGAGCAATTCAAAGTTTCAGCGTTCATGCTTGAACTATACGGTCATGCTGGGTATTGGTCACTCATCGAAAAGACATGGGAATCGTTTTTAGAGCAAGTACGACGAGCATATGTCCCTGTAAAAGTTTCAGATGGTGCGGAGCCGAGATATGAGAAGCGGCTGCCAACTAGGTACCGAGGGACGTTTTGGCAGGCTGTGAATAGCAAGCTTAATCAGCTTCAAAATTTTGGTCAGTACTCTAAAATGTTAGATCTCATTTCGTGGGCTGAAAAAGAGGGACTGGGTGTTACTAGTAAAAATATGAACACCCTTGTGAAGGGACTCCTGTTTGATGATAAGTTTTTAGTAAAGGCATTTGAGGTGAGTGAGGAATGTCTAGCTCCCACTACAGTTGCCAAACTTCAAGCAAAGGGCTCTGGCCACACCCATCCCCTTTATGGCCTCAAATACAAGGATTACAATTTATCTATGAGTACTTTCAAGGCTTTGGTGAGGAAATTTGATCGACTAATCACAATTACCGCATATGAGGGTAAATGCTCGCGGTTAAAAGCTTTCATTCTCGTCAATGAAAAGTATCCAAAATTAATGAAATTATTCTCTTGGAGAGAAAAATCCCGGACTAAACGCCGTCCAAGGTTAGCAGCCTCGACGTAA
- the SPC3 gene encoding Spc3p (Subunit of signal peptidase complex; complex catalyzes cleavage of N-terminal signal sequences of proteins targeted to the secretory pathway; homologous to mammalian SPC22/23; other members of the complex are Spc1p, Spc2p, and Sec11p; GO_component: GO:0005783 - endoplasmic reticulum [Evidence IEA]; GO_component: GO:0005789 - endoplasmic reticulum membrane [Evidence IEA]; GO_component: GO:0016021 - integral component of membrane [Evidence IEA,IEA]; GO_component: GO:0016020 - membrane [Evidence IEA]; GO_component: GO:0005787 - signal peptidase complex [Evidence IEA]; GO_component: GO:0005787 - signal peptidase complex [Evidence IDA] [PMID 1846444]; GO_component: GO:0005787 - signal peptidase complex [Evidence IDA] [PMID 8910564]; GO_function: GO:0008233 - peptidase activity [Evidence IEA]; GO_function: GO:0008233 - peptidase activity [Evidence IMP] [PMID 9148930]; GO_function: GO:0008233 - peptidase activity [Evidence IMP] [PMID 9148931]; GO_process: GO:0045047 - protein targeting to ER [Evidence IMP] [PMID 9148931]; GO_process: GO:0006508 - proteolysis [Evidence IEA]; GO_process: GO:0006465 - signal peptide processing [Evidence IEA]; GO_process: GO:0006465 - signal peptide processing [Evidence IMP] [PMID 9148930]; GO_process: GO:0006465 - signal peptide processing [Evidence IDA,IMP] [PMID 9148931]), whose product MSRKVAARFGRRGGSVDGKAKDNYRIKFDLSTDLSPLFNWNTKQVFVYLTAEYDGKREDINNRVTFWDSIIKSKEDAVLDLKNVRGSYSVYDVGSSLENKNATIRLEWNVQPHVGFLIFGETVATEDGSFIFPALT is encoded by the coding sequence ATGAGTAGAAAAGTCGCAGCAAGATTTGGTCGAAGAGGCGGCTCTGTTGATGGAAAAGCTAAAGACAATTACAGAATAAAATTTGACCTATCTACAGATTTGTCGCCTCTCTTTAATTGGAACACAAAGCAGGTGTTCGTATATCTAACTGCTGAATACGATGGGAAACGAGAAGATATTAACAATAGGGTTACCTTTTGGGACTCGATTATTAAATCCAAAGAGGACGCAGTTCTGGACCTGAAAAATGTTCGAGGTTCATATAGTGTTTATGACGTCGGCAGTTCCcttgaaaacaagaatgCCACTATTCGTTTAGAATGGAACGTTCAGCCCCATGTGGgatttttgatatttgggGAGACTGTTGCAACTGAAGATGGCAGTTTTATTTTCCCTGCTTTAACGTGA
- the UGA2 gene encoding succinate-semialdehyde dehydrogenase (NAD(P)(+)) (Succinate semialdehyde dehydrogenase; involved in the utilization of gamma-aminobutyrate (GABA) as a nitrogen source; part of the 4-aminobutyrate and glutamate degradation pathways; localized to the cytoplasm; GO_component: GO:0005737 - cytoplasm [Evidence IDA] [PMID 14562095]; GO_function: GO:0016491 - oxidoreductase activity [Evidence IEA,IEA]; GO_function: GO:0016620 - oxidoreductase activity, acting on the aldehyde or oxo group of donors, NAD or NADP as acceptor [Evidence IEA]; GO_function: GO:0009013 - succinate-semialdehyde dehydrogenase [NAD(P)+] activity [Evidence IEA,IEA]; GO_function: GO:0009013 - succinate-semialdehyde dehydrogenase [NAD(P)+] activity [Evidence IMP,ISS] [PMID 11031268]; GO_function: GO:0009013 - succinate-semialdehyde dehydrogenase [NAD(P)+] activity [Evidence IMP] [PMID 3888627]; GO_process: GO:0034599 - cellular response to oxidative stress [Evidence IMP] [PMID 11031268]; GO_process: GO:0009450 - gamma-aminobutyric acid catabolic process [Evidence IEA,IEA]; GO_process: GO:0009450 - gamma-aminobutyric acid catabolic process [Evidence IEP,IMP,ISS] [PMID 11031268]; GO_process: GO:0009450 - gamma-aminobutyric acid catabolic process [Evidence IMP] [PMID 3888627]; GO_process: GO:0006540 - glutamate decarboxylation to succinate [Evidence IGI,IMP,ISS] [PMID 11031268]; GO_process: GO:0008152 - metabolic process [Evidence IEA]; GO_process: GO:0055114 - oxidation-reduction process [Evidence IEA,IEA]), which yields MLRSRIFTRAMSSTGKPVLKNPKLLRDKSYVDGQWISASSGKTFKVFDPATCQEIGSVPEHTAADYAKAIEHAKKAFASFSKTSNRERSNLLRKWASLLTENSEDLAKILTWENGKPLPEAKGEIASCVANFEWFSEEAPRIYGDTIPSQNPNTRIHTIKQPVGVCGIITPWNFPASMISRKVGAAVATGCTTVIKPAAETPYSALALAYLAEEAGIPKGVVNVLTTNEHVQDVGREICENPLVSKVTFTGSTNVGRILMKQAASTLKKVSFELGGNAPFIVFEDADIDAAVDGAIASKFRGSGQTCICANRFYVHEKIYDEFAKKLAAKVSGFKVGNGLEEGTTQGPLINEKAVQKVDRHVQDALGKHAHALVGGKPATELGENFYSPTVLVDVDASMAVTQEETFGPLAALSKFSTDEEVIKLANNVEVGLAAYIYTNNNSRVHRVSEGLQVGMVGVNTGLITESALPFGGVKESGFGREGSKYGLDDYLVIKSVVNAI from the coding sequence ATGTTACGTTCCAGAATATTTACACGCGCAATGAGCTCAACTGGCAAACCTGTTCTTAAGAATCCCAAGCTGTTACGGGACAAGTCATATGTAGATGGCCAATGGATTTCTGCTTCCTCCGGCAAAACATTCAAAGTTTTTGATCCTGCCACTTGCCAGGAAATTGGATCTGTACCAGAAcacactgctgctgattatGCCAAAGCAATTGAGCATGCAAAAAAGGCATTTGCTAGTTTCTCGAAGACAAGCAACAGAGAGCGTTCCAACTTGCTAAGAAAATGGGCCAGTCTTCTTACCGAGAATTCTGAAGACTTGGCTAAGATTCTCACCTGGGAGAACGGCAAGCCTTTGCCTGAAGCCAAGGGTGAAATTGCTTCATGCGTTGCCAACTTTGAATGGTTCTCTGAGGAAGCACCAAGAATTTATGGTGATACTATCCCATCTCAAAATCCCAATACCCGAATCCACACAATTAAACAACCCGTCGGAGTCTGCGGTATCATCACTCCCTGGAATTTCCCTGCTTCGATGATTTCCAGGAaagttggtgctgctgttgcaaCAGGTTGTACTACTGTCATCaagcctgctgctgagacCCCATATTCCGCATTAGCGTTAGCATACCTGGCTGAGGAAGCTGGTATTCCCAAGGGTGTTGTTAATGTGTTGACCACTAATGAACATGTCCAAGATGTTGGTAGAGAGATTTGCGAGAATCCATTGGTCAGCAAAGTTACCTTCACTGGTTCTACCAACGTGGGTAGAATCCTCATGAAGCAAGCTGCATCTACTCTCAAGAAGGTCTCCTTTGAGTTGGGCGGTAACGCGCCTTTCATTGTatttgaagatgctgacattgatgctgctgtcgatGGTGCCATTGCCAGCAAGTTCCGTGGTTCGGGTCAAACTTGTATCTGTGCCAATCGTTTCTATGTACACGAAAAGATTTATGATGAGTTTGCCAAGAAACTTGCTGCCAAGGTCTCTGGATTCAAGGTTGGCAATGGACTCGAAGAAGGAACTACTCAGGGTCCACTTATTAATGAGAAGGCTGTTCAGAAGGTCGACAGACATGTTCAGGATGCTCTAGGAAAGCATGCTCATGCTTTAGTTGGAGGCAAGCCCGCCACTGAGCTTGGTGAGAATTTCTATTCTCCAACTGTTCTAGTGGATGTCGATGCCTCCATGGCTGTTACCCAAGAGGAAACTTTTGGTCCTTTGGCAGCTCTTTCTAAGTTCTCTACTGACGAGGAGGTGATCAAACTTGCCAACAATGTTGAGGTTGGTTTAGCAgcatatatttatactaaCAACAACTCTCGTGTTCACCGTGTCTCTGAGGGACTCCAAGTTGGAATGGTCGGTGTTAACACTGGTCTCATTACCGAGAGTGCCCTTCCATTTGGTGGTGTCAAGGAGTCTGGATTCGGCCGTGAGGGCTCGAAATATGGTCTGGACGATTATCTTGTCATCAAATCTGTTGTCAACGCCATTTAA